One window of the Populus nigra chromosome 4, ddPopNigr1.1, whole genome shotgun sequence genome contains the following:
- the LOC133692876 gene encoding uncharacterized protein LOC133692876: protein MEGVSARIFTKMKEYWSRRGYERINGSGRTRRSWPVELGSVSTTSRRRRRFAWRIKVKPKLKALKMSSPKRIFVWLRDAYVKMMLGFANSRAIGTAGYGDGIGARPIKEYDEKMIIEIYKSLVMAQGQLVPRDAPTLGSMPKLTAIAE, encoded by the coding sequence atGGAAGGTGTTTCTGCTAGGATATTCACGAAGATGAAAGAATACTGGAGCAGGAGAGGGTACGAGAGGATAAATGGGTCAGGTCGGACTCGGAGGAGTTGGCCGGTGGAGCTGGGTTCGGTTAGCACTACttcgaggaggaggaggaggtttgCTTGGCGGATCAAGGTCAAGCCGAAGCTTAAAGCCTTGAAAATGTCTTCTCCGAAGAGGATTTTTGTCTGGCTACGGGATGCCTACGTGAAGATGATGCTTGGGTTTGCTAATTCCAGGGCGATAGGAACTGCAGGGTACGGCGATGGGATTGGTGCCCGCCCAATCAAGGAGTATGATGAGAAGATGATCATTGAGATCTACAAGTCGCTGGTGATGGCACAGGGTCAGTTGGTGCCACGCGATGCACCCACGCTTGGCTCCATGCCTAAACTCACTGCTATTGCAGAGTAG